One genomic segment of Pseudomonas sp. p1(2021b) includes these proteins:
- the tolR gene encoding protein TolR, whose amino-acid sequence MARVRHKRKPVAEMNVVPYIDVMLVLLVIFMVTAPMLNQGVKVDLPKVSSEALPQDNNVQILTISIKADKTYYWNLGSEVDTDKQMDKAMTLPEMTDAVTKIIAAGRDQGKQTQVFIRGDKAVDYGAVMGAMGGLQKAGVGNVGLITEAP is encoded by the coding sequence ATGGCCCGAGTTCGCCACAAACGCAAGCCGGTCGCCGAGATGAACGTGGTGCCCTACATCGACGTGATGCTGGTGCTGCTGGTCATCTTCATGGTGACCGCTCCCATGCTCAACCAGGGCGTGAAGGTCGACCTGCCCAAGGTTTCCAGCGAAGCCTTGCCCCAGGACAACAACGTTCAGATCCTGACCATCTCGATCAAGGCCGACAAGACCTACTACTGGAACCTCGGCAGCGAGGTCGACACCGACAAGCAGATGGACAAGGCCATGACCTTGCCGGAAATGACCGACGCGGTGACCAAGATCATTGCCGCCGGTCGCGACCAGGGCAAGCAGACCCAGGTCTTCATCCGTGGCGACAAGGCCGTCGACTACGGCGCGGTCATGGGCGCCATGGGTGGGTTGCAGAAGGCCGGTGTCGGTAACGTTGGCCTGATTACCGAGGCGCCCTGA
- the pal gene encoding peptidoglycan-associated lipoprotein Pal, whose translation MEMLKFGKFAALALAMAVAVGCSSKGGDNAGEGAAVDPNAGYGANTGAVDGSLSEEAALRAITTFYFEYDSSDLKPEAMRALDVHAKDLKANGNRVVLEGHTDERGTREYNMALGERRAKAVQRYLVLQGVSPAQLELVSYGEERPVATGGDEQSWAQNRRVELRK comes from the coding sequence ATGGAAATGCTGAAGTTTGGTAAATTCGCTGCGCTGGCTCTGGCCATGGCCGTAGCTGTAGGTTGCTCCTCCAAGGGCGGTGACAACGCTGGCGAAGGCGCCGCTGTCGATCCGAACGCTGGCTACGGTGCCAACACTGGCGCTGTCGACGGCAGCCTGAGCGAAGAAGCCGCCCTGCGCGCAATCACCACCTTCTACTTCGAATACGACAGCTCGGACCTGAAGCCAGAAGCCATGCGCGCCCTGGACGTTCACGCCAAGGACCTGAAAGCCAACGGCAACCGTGTTGTCCTGGAAGGCCACACCGACGAGCGCGGTACTCGCGAGTACAACATGGCTCTGGGCGAGCGTCGTGCCAAGGCCGTTCAGCGCTACCTGGTTCTGCAGGGCGTTTCCCCTGCTCAGCTGGAACTGGTTTCCTACGGCGAAGAGCGTCCGGTTGCCACTGGTGGCGACGAGCAGTCCTGGGCTCAGAACCGTCGCGTAGAACTGCGTAAGTAA
- the tolQ gene encoding protein TolQ, with translation MEANVVDHTSMWSLVSNASIVVQLVMLTLVAASVTSWIMIFQRSTMLRAGRRALDAFEERFWSGIDLSKLYRQAGSNPDPDSGVEQVFRAGFKEFSRLRQQPGVDPDAVMEGVGRAMRVAISREEEKLEQSLPFLATVGSTSPYIGLFGTVWGIMNSFRGLASAQQATLATVAPGIAEALIATAIGLFAAIPAVIAYNRFSARSEVLIGRYYTFADEFQAILHRKVHTSEE, from the coding sequence GTGGAAGCTAACGTCGTCGACCATACCTCCATGTGGAGTCTGGTCAGCAATGCCAGCATCGTGGTGCAGCTGGTGATGCTGACCCTGGTGGCAGCCTCGGTCACCTCATGGATCATGATCTTCCAGCGCAGCACCATGCTGCGCGCCGGTCGTCGTGCGCTGGATGCCTTCGAAGAGCGCTTCTGGTCGGGCATCGACCTGTCCAAGCTGTACCGCCAGGCAGGCAGCAACCCAGACCCGGATTCCGGTGTCGAGCAGGTGTTCCGCGCCGGTTTCAAGGAATTCTCGCGCCTGCGCCAGCAGCCAGGTGTCGACCCGGACGCGGTCATGGAAGGCGTTGGCCGTGCCATGCGCGTAGCCATCTCGCGCGAGGAAGAGAAGCTCGAGCAGAGCCTGCCGTTCCTGGCCACCGTCGGTTCCACCAGCCCGTACATCGGCCTGTTCGGTACCGTCTGGGGCATCATGAACTCCTTCCGCGGCCTGGCCTCTGCCCAGCAGGCGACCCTGGCCACCGTGGCCCCGGGTATCGCCGAGGCACTGATCGCCACTGCGATCGGCCTGTTCGCCGCGATCCCGGCAGTTATCGCCTACAACCGTTTCTCGGCCCGCAGCGAAGTGCTGATCGGCCGTTACTACACGTTCGCCGACGAGTTCCAGGCGATCCTGCACCGCAAAGTACACACCAGCGAAGAGTGA
- the ybgF gene encoding tol-pal system protein YbgF, whose translation MRMCRRAVTVLALSLPLAAWAEVPVVDDNASGYPPAGYGTSGAYAGAGASTPASAQGQLFMQLQQMQDQISRQQGIIEELQNDVARMKQESLERYKDLDSRINSGAAPAQAPENSSTGGAAAGAAAGAAAQQPAASSEPGDPAKEKLYYDAAFDLIKQKDFDKASQAFAAFLRKYPNSQYAGNAQYWLGEVNLAKGDLQGASQAFAKVGQLYPKHSKVPDSLYKLADVERRMGHTDKVKGILQQVITQYPGTSAAQLAQRDLQKL comes from the coding sequence ATGCGTATGTGCCGTCGTGCTGTAACCGTCCTCGCACTCAGCCTGCCGCTTGCGGCCTGGGCTGAGGTTCCCGTAGTAGATGACAACGCGAGCGGCTATCCGCCTGCGGGTTATGGCACGAGCGGCGCCTATGCCGGGGCAGGGGCTTCGACCCCTGCCTCTGCACAGGGCCAGCTGTTCATGCAGCTGCAGCAGATGCAGGACCAGATTTCCCGCCAGCAGGGCATCATCGAAGAGCTGCAGAACGATGTGGCCCGCATGAAGCAGGAAAGCCTGGAGCGTTACAAGGATCTGGACAGCCGCATCAACAGTGGTGCCGCGCCTGCCCAGGCTCCCGAGAATTCTTCCACCGGTGGTGCCGCCGCCGGTGCTGCCGCTGGCGCCGCTGCCCAACAGCCGGCCGCCAGCAGCGAACCCGGTGATCCGGCGAAAGAGAAGCTCTATTACGACGCCGCTTTCGACCTGATCAAGCAGAAGGACTTCGACAAGGCCAGCCAGGCCTTCGCCGCCTTCCTGCGCAAGTACCCCAACAGCCAGTACGCCGGCAATGCCCAGTACTGGCTTGGCGAGGTGAACCTGGCCAAGGGCGACCTGCAAGGTGCCAGCCAGGCCTTCGCCAAGGTCGGCCAGCTGTACCCCAAGCACAGCAAGGTGCCTGACTCGCTGTACAAGCTGGCGGACGTCGAGCGCCGCATGGGCCACACCGACAAGGTCAAGGGCATCCTGCAGCAGGTCATCACCCAGTACCCCGGCACCTCCGCCGCGCAACTGGCCCAGCGCGACTTGCAAAAGCTCTGA
- the ruvB gene encoding Holliday junction branch migration DNA helicase RuvB, whose translation MIEADRLIAASGRDREDIQDRAIRPLRLEEYIGQPVVREQMALFIQAARGRNESLDHTLIFGPPGLGKTTLANIIAQEMGVSVKSTSGPILERPGDLAAMLTNLEPHDVLFIDEIHRLSPVVEEVLYPAMEDFQLDIMIGEGPAARSIKLDLPPFTLVGATTRAGMLTNPLRDRFGIVQRLEFYSNRDLATIVSRSANILGLTIEDEGAYEIARRARGTPRIANRLLRRVRDYAEVRGKGEITKAVADMALNLLDVDERGFDHSDRRLLLTMIEKFDGGPVGVDNLAAAISEERHTIEDVLEPYLIQQGYIMRTPRGRVVTRHAYLHFGLNIPGRFAEGGEFSDPDDE comes from the coding sequence GTGATCGAAGCCGACCGACTGATCGCCGCCAGCGGGCGCGACCGCGAAGACATCCAGGACCGTGCGATCCGCCCACTGCGCCTGGAGGAATACATCGGCCAGCCGGTGGTGCGCGAGCAGATGGCACTGTTCATCCAGGCAGCCCGTGGGCGCAACGAGTCCCTGGACCACACCTTGATCTTCGGCCCGCCCGGCCTTGGCAAGACCACCCTGGCCAACATCATCGCCCAGGAAATGGGCGTGTCGGTCAAGAGCACCTCGGGCCCGATCCTGGAGCGCCCGGGCGACCTGGCGGCCATGCTGACCAACCTCGAGCCCCACGATGTGTTGTTCATCGACGAGATCCACCGCTTGTCCCCGGTGGTCGAGGAAGTGCTCTACCCGGCGATGGAAGATTTCCAGCTGGACATCATGATCGGCGAGGGGCCGGCGGCCCGCTCGATCAAGCTGGACCTGCCACCTTTCACCCTGGTCGGTGCCACCACCCGTGCCGGCATGCTGACCAACCCGCTGCGCGATCGCTTCGGCATCGTCCAGCGCCTGGAGTTCTACAGCAACAGGGACCTGGCGACCATCGTCAGCCGTTCGGCCAATATCCTGGGCCTGACGATCGAGGACGAAGGCGCCTACGAGATCGCCCGCCGTGCCCGCGGCACCCCGCGGATCGCCAACCGTCTGCTGCGCCGCGTGCGCGACTACGCCGAGGTGCGTGGCAAGGGCGAGATCACCAAGGCGGTGGCGGACATGGCGCTGAACCTGCTGGATGTCGACGAGCGTGGCTTCGATCATTCCGACCGCCGCCTGCTGTTGACCATGATCGAAAAGTTCGACGGTGGCCCGGTGGGGGTCGACAACCTGGCGGCAGCCATCAGCGAGGAGCGCCATACCATCGAGGACGTGCTCGAGCCCTACCTGATCCAGCAGGGCTATATCATGCGTACGCCACGCGGGCGTGTGGTCACCCGTCACGCCTACCTGCATTTCGGCCTGAACATTCCCGGCCGCTTTGCCGAAGGTGGCGAATTTTCCGATCCCGACGATGAATGA
- the ruvA gene encoding Holliday junction branch migration protein RuvA yields the protein MIGRLRGTLAEKQPPHLIIDVNGVGYELEVPMTTLYRLPKVGEPVTVHTHLVVREDAHLLYGFAEKRERELFRELIRLNGVGPKLALALMSGLEVDELVRCVQAQDTSALVRVPGVGKKTAERLLVELKDRFKAWETSPAMFTLVSDGPLPVSSASTAEADAVSALVSLGYKPQEASKAVSAIKDKAGLSSEELIRRSLKGMIAK from the coding sequence GTGATTGGACGTTTGCGCGGCACCCTGGCGGAAAAACAGCCGCCGCACCTGATTATCGACGTCAACGGCGTAGGCTATGAGCTGGAAGTGCCGATGACCACCTTGTATCGCCTGCCCAAGGTCGGCGAACCGGTGACCGTGCACACCCATCTGGTGGTGCGTGAAGACGCGCACCTGCTCTATGGTTTCGCCGAAAAGCGCGAGCGCGAGCTGTTTCGCGAGCTGATTCGGCTGAACGGGGTTGGGCCGAAGCTGGCGTTGGCGCTGATGTCCGGGCTGGAAGTGGACGAGCTGGTGCGCTGCGTGCAGGCCCAGGACACCTCGGCCCTGGTGCGTGTGCCGGGCGTCGGCAAGAAGACCGCCGAGCGCCTGCTGGTCGAGCTCAAGGACCGCTTCAAGGCCTGGGAAACCTCGCCTGCCATGTTCACCCTGGTATCCGATGGCCCGCTGCCGGTCAGCAGTGCCTCCACGGCCGAAGCCGATGCGGTCAGCGCCCTGGTCTCCCTGGGCTACAAGCCCCAGGAGGCGAGCAAGGCGGTATCGGCGATCAAGGACAAGGCTGGCCTGAGCAGCGAGGAGCTGATTCGCCGTAGCCTCAAAGGGATGATTGCCAAGTGA
- a CDS encoding NAD(P)/FAD-dependent oxidoreductase gives MSTDFLQSFYEASVDRVSYPAHTGRTDTRVCILGGGLAGLSTALGLAERGVTDVVVLESHRVGHGASGRNGGFVFGGYSLGNGALLDTLGAQEARRLYQLTLDAVELIRNRARHYSIDCDLVDKGVILANWFNDPSRLEKPRQLMKEAYGVEWEHIAPGELKEMLKTDRYYGGLLERNAFHFHPLKYVCGVARAVTDLGTRLFEQSPVLAIERRAGKYVVRTEGGEVHAEEVVFSGGGYARGVYRPVERAVLPIATYVVATQPLGERLKDAIACESAIYDTRFAFDYYRPLKDSRILWGGRISILDRGPEAIAKLLKADLVTVYPQLEDVDIDYSWGGLMSYGRHQMAQIGQDDNGIWHAVGFGGHGMAPTTVAGEVLADAIARRLPVPAGFGQFGLTRTFGVAGLLAAQATYTAYQTIDAFDARRLNRVGEG, from the coding sequence ATGAGCACCGATTTCCTTCAATCCTTCTACGAAGCCTCCGTCGATCGGGTTTCCTACCCGGCCCACACCGGCCGCACCGACACCCGCGTGTGCATCCTGGGGGGCGGCCTGGCAGGCCTGTCGACCGCCCTGGGCCTCGCCGAACGTGGCGTCACCGACGTGGTGGTGCTGGAGTCGCACCGGGTGGGGCATGGCGCATCCGGGCGCAACGGCGGTTTCGTCTTCGGCGGCTACAGCCTGGGCAACGGTGCCCTGCTCGATACCCTGGGTGCACAAGAGGCGCGGCGCCTGTACCAACTGACGCTCGACGCGGTCGAGCTGATCCGCAACCGTGCCCGCCACTACAGCATCGATTGCGACCTGGTGGACAAAGGGGTAATCCTGGCCAACTGGTTCAATGACCCGTCGCGCCTGGAAAAGCCCCGCCAACTGATGAAAGAAGCCTACGGGGTCGAGTGGGAACACATCGCGCCTGGCGAGCTGAAGGAAATGCTCAAGACCGACCGCTATTACGGCGGGCTGCTCGAGCGCAATGCCTTCCACTTCCATCCACTCAAATACGTCTGCGGCGTGGCGCGCGCCGTTACCGACCTCGGCACGCGCCTGTTCGAACAGTCGCCCGTGCTGGCCATCGAACGACGCGCCGGCAAATATGTCGTGCGAACCGAGGGCGGCGAGGTACATGCCGAAGAAGTGGTGTTCTCCGGCGGCGGCTACGCCCGTGGCGTCTATCGCCCAGTGGAGCGCGCGGTGTTGCCCATCGCCACCTACGTGGTCGCCACCCAGCCATTGGGCGAAAGGCTGAAGGACGCGATCGCCTGCGAGTCGGCGATCTACGACACCCGCTTCGCCTTCGACTACTACCGCCCGCTCAAGGACAGCCGCATCCTGTGGGGCGGGCGTATTTCCATCCTCGATCGCGGCCCCGAAGCCATCGCCAAGCTGCTCAAGGCCGACCTGGTCACGGTCTACCCTCAGCTCGAGGACGTGGACATCGACTATTCATGGGGTGGCCTGATGAGCTACGGACGCCATCAGATGGCCCAGATCGGCCAGGACGACAACGGCATCTGGCATGCGGTAGGCTTCGGCGGCCACGGCATGGCGCCCACCACCGTGGCGGGCGAGGTGCTTGCCGACGCCATCGCCCGCAGGTTACCCGTACCGGCAGGGTTCGGGCAGTTTGGCTTGACCCGTACCTTTGGTGTTGCCGGTTTGCTGGCGGCGCAGGCGACCTATACCGCGTACCAAACGATCGATGCCTTCGATGCACGCCGGCTGAACAGGGTTGGAGAAGGTTGA
- the ybgC gene encoding tol-pal system-associated acyl-CoA thioesterase produces MRAQKGLEPFAHRCRVYYEDTDAGGVVYYVNYLKFMERARTERLRHLGFSQAELAGQNLLFVVHSSEARYHAPARLDDALRVTAQVLELNRASLRFVQQVWREKDETLLCEGQFLVAAVRADTFKPRAIPQELRDAFLADGTGTQSNAGE; encoded by the coding sequence ATGCGCGCGCAAAAAGGCCTGGAACCGTTCGCCCACCGCTGTCGCGTCTATTACGAGGACACCGACGCAGGTGGCGTGGTGTATTACGTCAATTACCTGAAATTCATGGAGCGTGCACGCACCGAGCGGCTGCGGCACCTGGGGTTTTCCCAGGCCGAGCTGGCAGGCCAAAACCTGCTGTTCGTGGTCCATTCCAGCGAAGCGCGCTACCACGCGCCGGCGCGGCTGGACGACGCGTTGCGGGTGACCGCGCAAGTACTTGAATTGAATCGCGCCAGCCTGCGCTTCGTGCAGCAGGTCTGGCGGGAAAAGGATGAAACGCTGCTCTGCGAGGGGCAGTTCCTGGTGGCCGCCGTGCGCGCCGACACTTTCAAACCCCGGGCCATACCCCAAGAGCTGCGCGACGCCTTCCTGGCGGACGGCACGGGTACTCAATCGAACGCAGGAGAATAA
- the queE gene encoding 7-carboxy-7-deazaguanine synthase QueE — protein MQDTLRITEVFYSLQGETRTAGLPTVFVRLTGCPLRCQYCDSAYAFSGGTLRTLDDILEQVAGFRPRYVCVTGGEPLAQPNVLPLLQRLCDAGYEVSLETSGALDIARVDTRVSRVVDLKTPGSEESHRNRYENIELLTRNDQVKFVICSREDYDWAVSKLIQYNLAERAGEVLFSPSHHQVNATDLADWIVADNLPVRFQLQLHKLLWNDEPGR, from the coding sequence ATGCAAGACACATTACGCATCACCGAAGTCTTTTACTCGTTGCAGGGTGAAACACGAACGGCGGGGCTGCCTACCGTATTCGTGCGTCTCACCGGCTGCCCCTTGCGCTGCCAGTACTGTGACAGTGCCTACGCCTTCAGCGGCGGTACCCTTCGTACCCTTGACGATATCCTGGAGCAGGTGGCGGGCTTCCGGCCGCGCTATGTCTGTGTGACCGGGGGCGAACCCTTGGCTCAGCCCAATGTACTGCCGTTGCTGCAGCGCCTGTGCGATGCCGGCTACGAGGTGTCCCTGGAAACCAGCGGTGCCCTGGATATCGCCCGCGTCGATACCCGCGTCAGCCGCGTGGTGGACCTCAAGACCCCGGGCTCGGAGGAGTCGCACCGTAACCGTTACGAGAACATCGAACTGCTGACCCGTAACGACCAGGTCAAGTTCGTGATCTGTTCCCGTGAGGACTACGACTGGGCGGTCTCGAAACTGATCCAGTACAACCTGGCCGAGCGCGCAGGCGAAGTGCTGTTTTCGCCCAGCCACCACCAGGTCAATGCCACCGACCTGGCCGATTGGATCGTCGCCGACAACCTGCCCGTGCGCTTCCAGCTGCAGTTGCACAAACTGCTGTGGAACGACGAGCCTGGCCGCTGA
- the tolB gene encoding Tol-Pal system beta propeller repeat protein TolB: MLCCVAGMAVAEEKNILVTSGSDRATPIAVVPFGLQGGSVLPEDMAEIIGNDLRNSGYYSPIPRQNMISQPSQASEVIFRDWKALGAQYVMVGSIVPAGGRLQVQYALFNVATEQQVLTGSVAGGVDQLRDMAHYIADQSFEKLTGIKGAFSTRMLYVTAERFSANNTRYTLQRSDYDGARAVTLLQSREPILSPRFAPDGKRIAYVSFEQKRPRIFVQHIDTGRREQVTNFEGLNGAPAWSPDGSRLAFVLSKDGNPDIYVMNMGSRQLTRVTAGPGINTEPFWGKDGNTLYFTSDRGGKPQVYKTSIGGGGAERVTFVGNYNANPKLSADEKTLVMIHRQQGFTNFKVAAQDLERGSVKILSDTSLDESPTVAPNGTMLIYATRQQGRGVLMLVSLNGRVRLPLPTAQGEVREPSWSPYLN; this comes from the coding sequence ATGCTCTGCTGCGTGGCAGGTATGGCCGTGGCAGAGGAAAAGAACATCCTGGTCACCAGCGGCAGCGACCGGGCGACCCCGATCGCGGTGGTGCCGTTCGGTCTGCAGGGTGGCAGCGTGCTGCCGGAAGACATGGCCGAGATCATCGGCAATGACCTGCGCAACTCCGGTTACTACTCGCCCATTCCACGGCAGAACATGATCAGCCAGCCGAGCCAGGCCAGCGAAGTGATCTTCCGTGACTGGAAGGCCTTGGGCGCCCAGTACGTGATGGTCGGTAGCATCGTGCCGGCCGGCGGTCGCCTGCAGGTGCAGTACGCGCTGTTCAACGTCGCCACCGAGCAGCAAGTGCTGACCGGCAGCGTTGCCGGCGGCGTCGACCAGCTGCGCGACATGGCGCACTACATCGCCGACCAGTCGTTCGAGAAGCTCACCGGCATCAAGGGCGCGTTCTCCACCCGCATGCTGTACGTGACCGCCGAGCGCTTCTCTGCCAACAACACCCGCTACACCCTGCAGCGCTCGGACTACGACGGTGCCCGCGCCGTGACCCTGCTGCAGTCCCGCGAGCCGATCCTGTCGCCGCGCTTCGCGCCGGACGGCAAGCGCATCGCCTATGTCTCGTTCGAGCAGAAGCGTCCGCGCATCTTCGTCCAGCACATCGACACCGGTCGCCGTGAGCAGGTCACCAACTTCGAAGGCCTCAACGGTGCTCCGGCCTGGTCGCCGGATGGCTCGCGCCTGGCCTTCGTGTTGTCCAAGGACGGTAACCCGGACATCTACGTGATGAACATGGGCTCGCGCCAGCTCACCCGCGTCACCGCCGGCCCTGGCATCAACACCGAGCCGTTCTGGGGCAAGGATGGCAACACCCTGTACTTCACCTCCGACCGTGGCGGCAAGCCGCAGGTCTACAAGACCTCCATCGGTGGTGGTGGCGCCGAGCGCGTGACCTTCGTGGGCAACTACAACGCCAACCCGAAACTGTCGGCCGACGAGAAGACCCTGGTGATGATCCATCGCCAGCAGGGTTTCACCAACTTCAAGGTGGCCGCCCAGGACCTGGAGCGTGGAAGTGTAAAGATTCTTTCGGACACCAGTCTTGATGAGTCTCCCACTGTTGCGCCAAACGGCACCATGCTAATCTACGCCACCCGCCAGCAGGGCCGGGGAGTCTTGATGCTCGTCTCTCTCAACGGACGCGTGAGGCTCCCGCTTCCTACCGCGCAAGGCGAAGTCAGAGAACCGTCCTGGTCCCCTTACCTGAACTGA
- the ruvC gene encoding crossover junction endodeoxyribonuclease RuvC, whose protein sequence is MTLILGIDPGSRITGFGVVRQTARGCEYVASGCIRTGSGELHERLQIVFRGVSEIIRQHGPVTMGIERVFMARNADSALKLGQARGAAIVAAAEAGLEIAEYSASQVKQAVAGTGGANKEQVMLMVMHLLKLTQKPQVDASDALAIALCHAHTRSSLVPHGLATARRRGGRLRL, encoded by the coding sequence ATGACTCTGATTCTTGGTATCGACCCCGGCTCGCGCATCACCGGCTTCGGTGTGGTGCGCCAGACTGCCCGTGGCTGCGAGTACGTGGCGTCTGGCTGTATCCGCACCGGCAGCGGCGAGCTGCATGAGCGCCTGCAGATCGTGTTTCGTGGTGTCAGCGAAATCATTCGTCAGCACGGGCCCGTGACCATGGGCATCGAGCGGGTGTTCATGGCGCGCAATGCCGACTCGGCCCTCAAGCTCGGCCAGGCGCGGGGCGCGGCTATCGTCGCCGCCGCCGAAGCGGGCCTTGAGATCGCCGAGTACAGCGCCAGCCAGGTCAAGCAGGCCGTGGCCGGCACCGGTGGCGCCAACAAGGAGCAGGTGATGCTGATGGTCATGCACCTGTTGAAACTGACGCAAAAACCGCAGGTCGACGCCTCCGACGCCCTGGCCATCGCCCTGTGCCATGCCCATACCCGCTCCAGCCTGGTGCCCCACGGCCTGGCCACGGCGCGGCGAAGAGGCGGGCGCTTGCGTCTTTGA
- the queC gene encoding 7-cyano-7-deazaguanine synthase QueC — MTEKRAVILLSGGLDSATVVAMAKAEGYSCYTMSFDYGQRHRAELNAAARVARDLGVVEHKVIGLNLDGIGGSALTDTSIDVPEAPGEGIPVTYVPARNTVFLSLALGWAEVLQARDIFIGVNAVDYSGYPDCRPEFVEAFERMANLATKAGVEGQGFRIQAPLQNLSKAQIVQAGIARGVDYSLTVSCYQADDDGRACGKCDSCRLRAEGFKAAGVADPTRYF; from the coding sequence ATGACTGAGAAACGTGCGGTAATCCTGCTGTCCGGTGGTCTGGACTCGGCCACCGTGGTTGCCATGGCCAAGGCCGAAGGCTACAGCTGCTACACCATGAGCTTCGATTACGGCCAGCGCCACCGCGCCGAGCTGAATGCTGCAGCGCGAGTTGCCCGAGACCTGGGTGTGGTCGAGCACAAGGTGATCGGCCTGAACCTGGACGGCATCGGCGGCTCGGCCCTGACCGATACCAGCATTGACGTACCTGAGGCGCCTGGCGAGGGCATTCCGGTCACCTACGTGCCCGCCCGAAACACCGTCTTCCTGTCCCTCGCCCTGGGCTGGGCGGAAGTGCTTCAGGCCCGCGATATCTTCATCGGCGTGAACGCCGTGGACTACTCGGGCTACCCGGATTGCCGCCCCGAGTTCGTCGAGGCGTTCGAGCGCATGGCCAACCTGGCCACCAAGGCGGGCGTGGAAGGGCAGGGCTTCCGTATCCAGGCCCCCTTGCAGAACCTGAGCAAGGCGCAGATCGTCCAGGCCGGCATCGCCCGTGGCGTGGACTACAGTCTCACGGTGTCGTGCTACCAGGCAGACGACGACGGCCGCGCCTGCGGCAAGTGCGACAGCTGCCGCCTGCGTGCCGAGGGCTTCAAAGCGGCGGGTGTCGCGGACCCGACTCGATATTTTTAA
- the tolA gene encoding cell envelope integrity protein TolA has product MQQREPSASESYFWPSVWAIGLHVLVFAMLFVSFAMTPELPPSKPIVQATLYQLKSKSQATTQTNQKIAGEAKKTASRQTEVEQLEQKKVEQEAIKAAEQKKADAAQKAEEAREAAEAKKAEEAAKAAEAKKAAEAKKAEEAKKAAEKQQADIAKKKAEQEAKKQAEEEAKKKAAEEAKKKAAEEAKKKAAEDAKKKAAAEQAKKKAAEDAKKKAAADAQKKKAQEAARKAAEDKKAQALAELLSDTTERQQALADERGDEVAGDFDDLIRMRAAEGWARPPSARRGMTVVLQINMLPDGTITNVSVARSSGDGPFDASAVAAVKNIGRLTEMQGLKPNEFNPYRSFKMTFTPEDLAL; this is encoded by the coding sequence ATGCAACAGCGAGAGCCATCCGCCTCGGAAAGCTACTTCTGGCCCAGTGTCTGGGCCATCGGCCTGCATGTGCTGGTGTTCGCGATGCTGTTCGTCAGCTTCGCCATGACGCCGGAACTGCCGCCGTCCAAGCCTATCGTCCAGGCCACGCTCTACCAGCTCAAGTCCAAGAGCCAGGCGACCACCCAGACCAACCAGAAGATCGCCGGGGAAGCGAAGAAAACCGCTTCGCGCCAGACCGAGGTCGAGCAGCTGGAACAGAAGAAGGTCGAGCAGGAAGCCATCAAGGCCGCGGAACAAAAGAAAGCTGACGCCGCTCAAAAGGCCGAGGAGGCCCGAGAGGCCGCCGAGGCGAAGAAGGCTGAAGAGGCTGCCAAGGCCGCCGAAGCCAAGAAGGCCGCCGAGGCCAAGAAAGCCGAAGAGGCGAAGAAGGCCGCCGAGAAGCAGCAGGCCGACATCGCCAAGAAGAAGGCTGAGCAAGAGGCGAAGAAGCAGGCCGAGGAAGAAGCCAAGAAGAAGGCCGCCGAGGAGGCGAAGAAAAAAGCCGCCGAGGAGGCCAAGAAGAAAGCAGCCGAGGACGCCAAGAAGAAAGCGGCGGCCGAGCAGGCCAAGAAAAAGGCAGCTGAAGACGCCAAGAAGAAGGCGGCGGCAGATGCCCAGAAGAAAAAGGCCCAGGAAGCGGCCCGCAAGGCAGCGGAGGACAAGAAAGCCCAGGCCCTGGCCGAGCTGTTGTCCGACACCACCGAGCGGCAGCAGGCCCTGGCCGATGAGCGTGGCGATGAAGTGGCCGGCGATTTCGACGACCTGATTCGCATGCGGGCAGCCGAAGGTTGGGCACGTCCGCCGTCCGCACGCAGAGGCATGACGGTAGTCCTGCAGATCAACATGCTGCCCGATGGCACCATCACCAATGTCAGCGTGGCGCGCTCCAGTGGCGACGGCCCGTTCGACGCCTCGGCAGTGGCAGCAGTGAAGAACATTGGTCGTTTGACCGAAATGCAGGGCTTGAAGCCGAACGAGTTCAATCCGTATCGTTCATTCAAGATGACATTTACACCTGAGGATCTTGCGTTGTGA